In one window of Paraburkholderia phymatum STM815 DNA:
- the cheD gene encoding chemoreceptor glutamine deamidase CheD has product MSGLPIATNLYFDNHFKRPGVKLLPNEFYTTHDDMVLVTVLGSCVAACIQDRTAGIGGMNHFMLPDDGADVAQAASDSMRYGAYAMEVLINELIKAGGRRERFEAKVFGGAAVLAGMTTMNIGDRNSAFVRRYLALEKIRIVAEDLEGKHPRKVAFMPRTGQVMVKKLRLQQEEGVAEREQALARQTAEERAERLAKARARVELFSSPAAAKPRIELFGAGAASGAGVATGTARPAGAKPRIELFGATARPTQPNNARTVEEA; this is encoded by the coding sequence ATGAGCGGCCTGCCCATCGCCACCAACCTGTATTTCGACAACCACTTCAAGCGCCCCGGCGTGAAGCTGCTGCCGAACGAGTTCTACACGACGCACGACGACATGGTGCTCGTCACGGTGCTCGGCTCGTGCGTGGCGGCGTGCATTCAGGATCGGACGGCAGGCATCGGCGGCATGAATCACTTCATGCTGCCCGACGACGGCGCCGATGTCGCGCAAGCTGCCTCCGATTCGATGCGCTACGGCGCCTACGCGATGGAAGTGCTGATCAACGAACTGATCAAGGCGGGCGGCCGCCGCGAGCGTTTCGAGGCGAAGGTGTTCGGCGGCGCGGCCGTGCTGGCGGGCATGACGACGATGAACATCGGCGATCGCAACTCGGCGTTCGTGCGCCGTTACCTCGCGCTCGAAAAAATCCGCATCGTCGCCGAAGACCTGGAAGGCAAGCATCCGCGCAAGGTCGCGTTCATGCCGCGCACGGGTCAGGTGATGGTGAAGAAACTGCGTCTGCAGCAGGAAGAGGGCGTCGCCGAGCGCGAACAGGCGCTCGCACGTCAAACGGCCGAAGAGCGCGCCGAGCGGCTTGCGAAAGCCCGTGCGCGCGTCGAGCTGTTCTCGTCGCCTGCCGCCGCGAAACCGCGCATCGAACTGTTCGGGGCCGGCGCAGCGTCGGGCGCAGGCGTAGCGACGGGCACGGCGCGCCCGGCCGGCGCGAAGCCCCGTATCGAACTATTTGGCGCGACCGCGCGCCCGACTCAACCAAATAACGCCAGGACTGTAGAGGAGGCGTGA
- a CDS encoding CheR family methyltransferase — protein MMATRAQSRPERAEPARTGEQARDFEFTSADFARIRELIHRSAGISLSDHKRDMAYSRLARRLRARGLDSFRQYLDMLEADNDPAEWEAFTNALTTNLTAFFREAHHFPILAGFVKQRPAPVSVWCSAASTGEEPYSIAMTLIEALGDHAARQATVLATDIDTQVLAKGEAGMYQFDQVKHLSPERLKRFFLKGTGAHAGMVKVRPEVRAMIRFEQLNLTDRDYRLNTQFDAIFCRNVMIYFDKPTQAQVLSRFEPLVKSGGLLFAGHSENFTYVTQGFRLRGQTVYELTRDTGASRTAQRASSHGVTSGVPA, from the coding sequence ATGATGGCAACGCGCGCGCAATCACGCCCCGAGCGGGCAGAGCCGGCAAGGACCGGCGAGCAGGCACGCGACTTCGAGTTCACATCGGCGGATTTTGCCCGCATTCGTGAACTGATTCACCGCAGCGCAGGCATTTCGCTGTCCGACCACAAGCGGGACATGGCATACAGCCGGCTCGCGCGCCGTTTGCGCGCGCGCGGGCTCGACTCGTTCCGCCAGTATCTCGACATGCTCGAAGCGGACAACGACCCCGCCGAGTGGGAAGCGTTCACCAACGCGCTCACCACGAACCTCACCGCGTTCTTTCGCGAGGCGCATCACTTTCCGATCCTCGCAGGTTTCGTCAAGCAGCGGCCGGCGCCCGTGTCGGTGTGGTGCTCGGCGGCATCGACGGGTGAGGAGCCGTATTCGATCGCGATGACGCTGATCGAAGCGCTCGGCGATCATGCCGCGCGCCAGGCGACGGTGCTCGCAACGGACATCGACACGCAGGTGCTCGCAAAAGGCGAAGCGGGCATGTACCAGTTCGATCAGGTCAAGCATCTGTCGCCCGAGCGGCTCAAGCGCTTCTTTCTGAAAGGCACGGGCGCGCACGCGGGGATGGTGAAGGTGCGCCCGGAAGTGCGCGCGATGATCCGCTTCGAACAACTGAACCTGACCGATCGCGACTACCGGCTGAACACGCAGTTCGACGCGATCTTCTGCCGCAACGTGATGATCTACTTCGACAAGCCGACGCAGGCGCAGGTGCTGTCGCGCTTCGAGCCGCTCGTGAAGTCGGGCGGGCTGCTGTTCGCCGGGCACTCGGAGAACTTCACGTACGTCACGCAGGGTTTCCGGCTGCGCGGCCAGACCGTCTATGAGCTGACGCGCGACACGGGCGCGAGCCGTACGGCCCAGCGTGCGTCGAGCCACGGTGTGACGAGCGGGGTGCCAGCATGA
- a CDS encoding protein-glutamate methylesterase/protein-glutamine glutaminase: MQKIKVLCVDDSALIRSLMTEIINSQPDMTVVATAPDPLVARELIKQHNPDVLTLDVEMPRMDGLDFLEKLMRLRPMPVVMVSSLTERGSEITLRALELGAVDFVTKPKVGIRDGMLDYSEKLADKIRAAARARVRQAAPAQHAPASSAQAGAAAHAASPAPLFNNPLVSTEKLIIVGASTGGTEAIREVLVPLPPDAPAVLIAQHMPPGFTKSFAQRLNGLCRITVKEAEHGERVLPGHAYIAPGHAHLLLARSGANYIAHLSDDPPVNRHRPSVDVLFRSAAQHAGKNAVGVILTGMGRDGAAGLLDMRKAGAYTLAQDEASCIVFGMPREAIAMGAADEIASLSEMSRRVMTRLATMGDRVQRV, encoded by the coding sequence GTGCAAAAGATCAAAGTATTGTGCGTCGACGATTCGGCGTTGATTCGTAGCTTGATGACGGAAATCATCAATAGTCAGCCCGACATGACGGTCGTCGCAACCGCGCCGGATCCGCTCGTCGCGCGTGAGCTCATCAAGCAGCACAACCCCGACGTGCTGACGCTCGATGTCGAAATGCCGCGCATGGACGGCCTCGACTTCCTCGAAAAGCTGATGCGTCTGCGTCCGATGCCCGTCGTGATGGTGTCGTCGTTGACCGAGCGCGGCTCGGAAATCACGCTGCGCGCGCTCGAACTGGGCGCCGTCGATTTCGTCACGAAGCCGAAGGTGGGCATTCGCGACGGCATGCTCGACTACTCGGAAAAGCTCGCCGACAAGATCCGCGCCGCAGCCCGCGCGCGCGTGCGCCAGGCCGCGCCCGCGCAGCATGCGCCGGCGTCGTCCGCGCAGGCCGGCGCGGCGGCTCACGCTGCATCGCCTGCGCCGCTCTTCAACAACCCGCTCGTGTCGACGGAAAAGCTGATCATCGTTGGCGCTTCGACGGGTGGCACGGAAGCGATCCGCGAAGTGCTGGTGCCGCTGCCGCCCGATGCGCCCGCTGTGCTCATTGCGCAGCACATGCCGCCCGGTTTTACAAAATCTTTCGCACAACGCCTTAATGGTTTGTGCCGGATTACCGTTAAAGAAGCTGAGCACGGCGAACGCGTGTTGCCGGGTCATGCGTACATCGCGCCTGGTCACGCACACCTTTTGCTCGCCCGTAGCGGCGCCAACTATATTGCGCATCTGTCAGACGACCCGCCCGTCAACCGGCATCGTCCGTCTGTCGATGTGTTGTTCCGCTCGGCGGCGCAGCATGCGGGGAAGAACGCCGTCGGCGTGATTCTCACGGGCATGGGACGCGACGGCGCGGCGGGTTTGCTGGACATGAGGAAAGCCGGCGCGTACACGCTCGCGCAGGACGAAGCGAGCTGCATCGTGTTCGGCATGCCGCGCGAGGCGATCGCGATGGGGGCCGCTGACGAAATCGCGTCGCTGTCGGAGATGAGCCGGCGCGTGATGACCCGTCTGGCGACAATGGGTGATCGGGTTCAGCGCGTATGA
- a CDS encoding chemotaxis protein CheW, giving the protein MAEVQSINSNGVAGSIGRRDAQADASGQEFLIFTLGAEEYGIDILKVQEIRGYDSVTRIANAPEFIKGVINLRGIIVPIVDMRIKFHLGRVEYDHQTVVIILNVAGRVVGMVVDGVSDVLTLAVDQIMPAPEFGATLTAEYLTGLGTVDGRMLILMDIEKLMTSREMALTEALGR; this is encoded by the coding sequence GTGGCAGAAGTCCAATCCATCAATTCGAACGGCGTAGCCGGTTCGATCGGCCGCCGCGACGCGCAAGCCGACGCGAGCGGTCAGGAATTCCTGATCTTCACGCTCGGCGCAGAAGAGTACGGCATCGACATCCTGAAGGTGCAGGAAATCCGCGGCTACGACAGCGTGACGCGCATCGCAAACGCGCCGGAGTTCATCAAGGGCGTGATCAATCTGCGCGGCATCATCGTGCCGATCGTCGACATGCGCATCAAGTTTCACCTCGGCCGGGTCGAATACGACCATCAGACGGTGGTGATCATTCTGAACGTGGCGGGCCGCGTGGTCGGGATGGTCGTGGACGGCGTGTCGGACGTGCTGACGCTCGCGGTCGACCAGATCATGCCCGCGCCGGAATTCGGCGCGACGCTGACGGCGGAATATCTGACGGGCCTCGGCACCGTCGATGGCCGCATGCTGATCCTGATGGACATCGAAAAGCTGATGACCAGCCGGGAAATGGCATTGACGGAAGCGCTCGGCAGGTAA
- a CDS encoding methyl-accepting chemotaxis protein, which yields MLSRWSIRTTLTVVGIILVALTVIVGALGLTALSRSADALDSMAHGDMVAIRTLNDSASYLLRSRVSLDRVNALTAAGEIEQSKQVLERAAELLGKSNENWQAFLNTPKNGIDQSLIDAVVAKRATVISDGVNPEFTALRASDLSGYHAIADTKISPMFVNYDNAASPVVKALQAHADQQQENMAAQMAVLRAAIVAVIAVALVLVVAIRFALRGMIVQPLNDAVACFEQIARGDLTQQVDATGSNEIGRLFRAVKAMQDSLQTMIKAVHTSVESIDTGAREIAMGNTDLSQRTEQQAASLQETASSMEQLTGTVKQNADNARQASQLAVNASDIATRGGEVVSQVVSTMQDIATSSNKVVDIISVIEGIAFQTNILALNAAVEAARAGEQGRGFAVVAGEVRSLAQRSASAAKEIKELIGDSADKVESGSALVGRAGTTMDEIVQAVRRVTDIMGEISAASEEQSGGIEQVNRAVVQMDEVTQQNAALVEQAAAAAASLEEQTRSLQTVIGKWRVAGAQGGAKAMPSANTAKSRVKAAVAHAAKAPAPAQPVVAKTEAAASARVEPVVKKAPAAAAEPAPRKTAAAATSDADWETF from the coding sequence ATGCTGAGCAGATGGTCGATCCGGACGACGTTGACGGTCGTGGGGATCATTCTGGTTGCACTGACGGTGATCGTCGGGGCGCTCGGGCTCACCGCGCTGAGCCGCTCGGCCGACGCGCTGGACAGCATGGCGCACGGCGACATGGTCGCGATCCGCACGCTGAACGACTCGGCGTCGTACTTGCTGCGCTCGCGCGTCTCGCTCGACCGCGTCAACGCACTGACGGCGGCGGGCGAGATCGAGCAATCGAAGCAGGTGCTCGAGCGCGCGGCGGAACTGCTCGGTAAATCGAACGAAAACTGGCAGGCGTTCCTGAACACCCCGAAGAACGGCATCGATCAGTCGCTGATCGACGCCGTGGTCGCGAAGCGCGCGACGGTGATCAGCGACGGTGTGAACCCCGAGTTCACGGCGCTGCGCGCGAGCGACCTGTCCGGCTATCACGCGATCGCCGACACTAAGATCAGCCCGATGTTCGTCAACTACGACAACGCGGCGTCGCCCGTCGTCAAGGCGTTGCAGGCGCACGCGGACCAGCAGCAGGAGAACATGGCCGCGCAGATGGCGGTGCTGCGTGCAGCAATCGTCGCCGTGATCGCGGTCGCGCTGGTGCTCGTGGTGGCAATCCGCTTCGCTCTGCGCGGCATGATCGTGCAGCCGCTGAACGACGCGGTGGCGTGCTTCGAGCAGATCGCAAGGGGCGACCTGACGCAGCAGGTGGATGCGACGGGCAGCAATGAAATCGGCCGCCTGTTCAGGGCCGTCAAGGCGATGCAGGACAGCCTGCAGACGATGATCAAGGCCGTGCACACGAGCGTCGAGTCGATCGACACAGGTGCGCGCGAAATTGCGATGGGCAACACGGACCTGTCGCAGCGCACGGAACAGCAGGCTGCGTCGCTGCAGGAAACGGCATCGAGCATGGAGCAGCTGACGGGCACCGTGAAGCAGAACGCCGACAACGCGCGCCAGGCGAGCCAGCTTGCCGTGAACGCGTCCGATATCGCGACGCGCGGCGGCGAAGTGGTCAGCCAGGTGGTGAGCACGATGCAGGACATCGCGACCAGCTCGAACAAGGTCGTCGACATCATCAGCGTGATCGAGGGCATCGCGTTCCAGACCAACATTCTCGCGCTGAACGCAGCCGTCGAAGCGGCGCGTGCAGGCGAGCAGGGCCGCGGCTTCGCGGTCGTCGCAGGCGAAGTGCGCAGCCTCGCGCAGCGCAGCGCGAGCGCGGCGAAGGAAATCAAGGAACTGATCGGCGACTCCGCCGACAAGGTAGAGAGCGGCTCGGCGCTCGTCGGCCGTGCAGGCACGACGATGGACGAGATCGTGCAGGCCGTGCGCCGCGTGACGGACATCATGGGCGAGATCAGCGCGGCCTCGGAAGAACAGTCGGGCGGCATCGAGCAGGTCAACCGCGCTGTCGTGCAGATGGACGAAGTTACGCAGCAGAATGCCGCACTCGTCGAACAGGCTGCGGCGGCTGCCGCGTCGCTCGAAGAGCAGACCCGCTCGCTGCAGACGGTGATCGGGAAATGGCGGGTAGCCGGTGCGCAAGGCGGCGCGAAGGCGATGCCGTCGGCGAACACGGCGAAGAGCCGCGTGAAAGCCGCCGTCGCGCATGCCGCGAAGGCGCCGGCTCCTGCGCAACCTGTCGTCGCGAAGACGGAAGCGGCAGCGTCCGCACGCGTCGAACCCGTGGTGAAGAAGGCGCCCGCGGCGGCCGCCGAACCGGCGCCGCGAAAGACAGCGGCGGCTGCGACCTCGGACGCCGACTGGGAAACGTTCTGA
- the cheY gene encoding chemotaxis response regulator CheY codes for MDKGMKILVVDDFPTMRRIVRNLLKELGYSNVDEAEDGAAGLARLRGGNYDFVISDWNMPNLDGLAMLKEIRADASLSHLPVLMVTAESKKENIIAAAQAGASGYVVKPFTAATLDEKLNKILEKMAKTGS; via the coding sequence ATGGATAAGGGAATGAAGATTCTGGTTGTGGACGATTTTCCGACGATGCGCCGGATCGTCCGCAATCTGCTGAAGGAACTGGGCTACTCGAACGTCGATGAAGCGGAAGACGGCGCAGCCGGCCTTGCGCGTCTGCGCGGCGGCAACTATGACTTCGTGATTTCGGACTGGAACATGCCGAACCTCGACGGCCTCGCGATGCTGAAGGAAATCCGCGCGGACGCGTCGCTCTCGCATCTGCCCGTGCTGATGGTGACGGCGGAATCGAAGAAGGAAAACATCATTGCGGCGGCCCAGGCTGGCGCAAGCGGCTATGTGGTGAAGCCGTTCACGGCTGCGACGCTCGACGAGAAGCTCAACAAGATTCTCGAGAAGATGGCGAAAACGGGGAGCTGA
- the cheZ gene encoding protein phosphatase CheZ: MNPPINEQGAREDGTDLATDRILARIGQLTRTLRDSMRELGIDKHVERAAEAVPDARDRLKYIATMTEQAAERVLSAIEVAKPMQEQLQKDAAELDARWEQWYSAPIEREEVRALMSDTRTFLRGVPEVTTATNSQMLEIMMAQDFQDLTGQVIKKITDVVYLIEQQLLGVLIDNIAAERREQFAATAQQLVAEAQHEPMSPTGSPQSLLNGPQINPEGKTDVVQDQGQVDDLLASLGF, encoded by the coding sequence GTGAACCCACCGATCAACGAGCAAGGCGCGCGTGAAGACGGCACCGACCTCGCGACCGACCGCATCCTCGCGCGCATCGGACAGCTGACGCGCACGTTGCGCGATTCGATGCGCGAGCTGGGCATCGACAAGCATGTCGAGCGTGCGGCGGAAGCGGTGCCGGATGCCCGCGACCGTCTGAAATACATCGCGACGATGACCGAGCAGGCCGCTGAGCGCGTGCTGTCGGCGATCGAGGTCGCGAAACCGATGCAGGAGCAGTTGCAGAAGGACGCGGCCGAGCTGGACGCGCGCTGGGAGCAGTGGTACTCGGCGCCGATCGAGCGCGAGGAAGTGCGCGCGCTGATGAGCGACACCCGCACCTTCCTGCGCGGCGTGCCGGAAGTCACGACGGCGACCAACTCCCAGATGCTCGAGATCATGATGGCCCAGGACTTTCAGGATCTGACGGGTCAGGTCATCAAGAAGATCACGGACGTCGTGTACCTGATCGAGCAGCAACTGCTTGGCGTGCTGATCGACAACATCGCGGCGGAGCGGCGTGAGCAGTTCGCCGCGACGGCACAACAGCTCGTGGCGGAAGCCCAGCACGAGCCGATGTCGCCGACGGGCAGCCCGCAGAGCCTGTTGAACGGCCCGCAGATCAACCCGGAAGGCAAGACGGACGTCGTGCAGGATCAGGGCCAGGTCGACGATCTGCTCGCAAGCCTCGGCTTCTGA